From the genome of Bacteroidales bacterium, one region includes:
- a CDS encoding 4Fe-4S binding protein, producing the protein MKKLFIPLVGILVAFIGQFFTVQPAGRHITVTSFRYGKEPSVIRCHRGDTLHLNFKTRDTGHSFYLEEFDVDAKVSPSRDDVSVFSVSNPSMAPVDTREVILVAHHPGIQNYLVSRSNYRCHVWCGPMHAFEQGKLIILPNTLLLFSLGCLAAVLFLWIYGFFRKPSLKLVSGGTDNGRDLLKSKFIRNLVVSRWPQFILTILAMVMIYIVILTTALGTKVSGRNLGVLLMWAVWLFVLVAVLTPLFGRIWCTICPLPFFGDWFQRHTFFGPDNGNEGKRHGLWIKWPERLSNEWPKLFVFMVFATFSTTLVAVPFASGVTVFLLLLVPTVLALIWEHRAFCRYLCPVSVFVGPFSRTSKIVLHSRSGSVCSKCRKKSCKNGSDYGWACPYGLDAGKIEEGSDCGLCLECTRSCAYDNVTIYTRPFANELSTRSLAQAWQTIAIFALSIVYSILYEGHWPGIRDFINIIDKKNWDLFGIYSVIMWVFVLLIVPALVWLAAEAGIRLSEKDSGRKITFLHFSGSLLPLGLMLWISFVIPMLFVNVTFIEQSLSDPFGWGWDFFGTANIPWHQLIPQYIPWIQAIAILTGLFLSLRNLQRSFENHDLKPMTELKLLLPMGLFLTAVAVAAVVFYTN; encoded by the coding sequence GTGAAAAAACTTTTCATTCCGCTTGTTGGTATTCTTGTTGCTTTCATTGGCCAGTTCTTCACCGTTCAACCTGCAGGCCGTCACATTACCGTAACCAGTTTTCGCTATGGAAAGGAACCATCCGTTATTCGGTGTCACAGGGGTGATACATTGCATCTGAACTTTAAGACCCGCGATACCGGCCACTCCTTCTATCTCGAAGAATTTGACGTGGATGCCAAGGTAAGTCCTTCCAGGGATGATGTTTCTGTTTTCAGTGTCAGCAATCCTTCCATGGCACCGGTTGATACAAGAGAAGTCATCCTTGTTGCACATCATCCGGGCATACAAAATTACCTTGTTTCACGCAGCAATTACAGGTGCCATGTGTGGTGTGGCCCTATGCATGCATTTGAACAGGGAAAACTCATTATTCTTCCGAATACACTTTTACTCTTCAGCCTGGGCTGCCTTGCCGCTGTCCTGTTTTTATGGATATACGGCTTTTTCAGAAAACCTTCATTAAAACTGGTATCAGGCGGCACTGATAACGGCAGAGACCTGCTGAAAAGTAAATTCATACGTAACCTGGTCGTATCACGATGGCCCCAGTTCATCCTGACCATCCTGGCCATGGTGATGATTTACATAGTGATATTGACAACGGCATTGGGGACTAAGGTTTCAGGGCGCAACCTGGGTGTTCTTCTTATGTGGGCTGTCTGGCTTTTCGTACTTGTTGCCGTTCTGACCCCTCTGTTCGGCAGGATATGGTGTACCATATGCCCTTTGCCGTTTTTCGGCGACTGGTTTCAGAGGCATACGTTCTTCGGACCCGATAACGGAAATGAGGGCAAAAGGCACGGGTTATGGATCAAATGGCCTGAACGGCTCAGCAACGAATGGCCGAAGCTCTTCGTCTTTATGGTTTTTGCCACCTTTTCAACTACCCTGGTTGCAGTACCTTTTGCCTCAGGAGTTACTGTGTTCCTTCTTCTTCTTGTTCCTACGGTTTTAGCACTCATTTGGGAACATCGCGCTTTTTGCCGGTATCTTTGTCCCGTTAGTGTTTTTGTAGGACCTTTTTCCAGAACCAGTAAAATCGTCCTGCATTCCAGGTCGGGTTCAGTATGCAGCAAATGCAGGAAAAAATCATGCAAAAACGGAAGTGATTACGGATGGGCATGTCCATATGGTCTGGATGCAGGAAAAATTGAAGAAGGCTCGGATTGCGGACTTTGCCTGGAATGTACAAGAAGCTGTGCCTATGATAATGTGACCATCTACACAAGGCCTTTTGCCAATGAGTTGTCAACCCGTAGTCTTGCACAGGCCTGGCAGACTATAGCCATATTTGCCCTTTCGATTGTATACAGTATTTTATATGAAGGTCATTGGCCCGGCATAAGGGATTTCATCAATATTATCGATAAAAAGAACTGGGATCTTTTCGGAATCTATTCAGTAATCATGTGGGTGTTCGTATTGCTTATCGTGCCGGCCCTTGTTTGGCTGGCTGCTGAAGCAGGCATACGATTGTCTGAAAAAGATTCAGGCAGGAAGATCACTTTTCTTCATTTTTCGGGATCGCTGTTGCCACTGGGACTGATGTTGTGGATCTCTTTTGTAATCCCTATGCTTTTTGTGAATGTTACTTTTATTGAACAGTCACTTTCGGATCCGTTCGGCTGGGGATGGGATTTCTTCGGAACAGCTAACATACCCTGGCATCAGCTCATACCGCAATATATTCCCTGGATCCAGGCCATTGCAATTTTGACCGGATTATTCCTGAGTTTAAGAAACCTGCAACGAAGCTTTGAAAATCATGACCTGAAGCCAATGACCGAATTAAAACTGCTGTTGCCTATGGGATTGTTTCTCACTGCTGTTGCCGTGGCCGCAGTTGTGTTTTATACGAATTAA
- a CDS encoding fibrobacter succinogenes major paralogous domain-containing protein: MKFIFFPFCCFTSVLFLLSCSHTIKDSDGNSYEKLKIGNQIWMAENLRVLHFRNGDDIPFARTDEEWVNFGMQGKPAWCYPDGNDKNADKQGLLYNWYAVTDPRGLAPKGWHVTTDDEWTAMINLLGGSVKSAMILRIDNRLDKENKVGSFNGLPSGCRNRSGVFYGSGSFGYWWSSTSNDEISAWLRVLNYPKCDINFMTYEKIYGASVRCIKN, translated from the coding sequence ATGAAGTTTATTTTTTTTCCTTTCTGTTGCTTTACATCCGTTCTTTTTCTATTATCATGCAGCCATACAATAAAGGATTCAGACGGTAATTCATATGAAAAACTAAAGATCGGCAACCAGATCTGGATGGCTGAAAATCTCCGCGTTTTGCATTTCAGGAACGGGGATGACATTCCGTTTGCCCGAACTGATGAGGAGTGGGTTAATTTCGGAATGCAGGGAAAACCGGCATGGTGCTATCCGGATGGCAATGACAAAAACGCGGATAAGCAGGGTTTATTATATAACTGGTATGCCGTTACTGATCCCCGTGGATTAGCCCCGAAGGGCTGGCATGTTACAACCGATGATGAATGGACGGCTATGATCAATTTGTTGGGTGGTAGTGTAAAATCGGCTATGATACTTAGAATCGATAACAGGCTTGACAAGGAAAACAAAGTGGGGTCTTTTAACGGATTGCCTTCGGGTTGCCGGAACAGGTCAGGTGTTTTTTATGGTTCAGGCAGTTTCGGTTACTGGTGGTCATCTACCTCCAATGATGAAATCAGTGCATGGCTAAGGGTTCTTAATTATCCGAAATGTGATATCAATTTCATGACATACGAGAAAATCTATGGAGCATCGGTCAGATGCATAAAAAACTAA
- a CDS encoding ATP-dependent helicase, with protein MSLLKRIFGKPEGKNEKLVPVSPVQQDGQEEDDPRSFLDVISDFASQVNESKHQSYGGEMHGELPDLKAHDFPEALMPEDTIRKINELRLIIRSIESRPVSDTEITLSRPYKINYTAELNRAQLEAVTSINGPVLVIAGAGSGKTRVIVYRVAYMIENGVFPQDILLLTFTRKAAAEMIGRVQEILKENSVQKIFGGTFHSFSNYVLRKYANMLNLSSNFTIIDTEDSADTIDLIKSELKMVKKDKAFPKKHRIQDIISSSRNRNLTIRYVIENEFSGLNDFIPQIELIAQAYEKYKKICNLFDYDDLMDVLRDSLRDNLQFRIKMQQEYKYIMVDEYQDTNVVQKEIVELLTGRQQNVMIVGDDAQSIYSFRGANYENILRFPQQYPDCRVIKIEENYRSNQNILDFTNDIIRNAHIGYKKKLYSRIARQGLPFVKKFYDQQTEADYIVTKILEFREKGISLNQVAVLVRAFWHARYIEIELNRRGIPYVAVGGLAFNERKHVKDIISYLRIVQNPYDAVAWHRILKYLPGVGLITARKIIERINAEKQFTISSFENSKFAEGLKELTSMLNKASRPELSVSARIEIIKEYYSPILQATEHDYQVRLLDIDVLIDLSLKYESLNRFLTDFALDPPSKKFGDRSTPLIDETEDKPLTISTIHSAKGLEWYAVIIPHALDGLLPSVRALKNIEELEEERRLFYVACSRAKQELLITMPSYVATYQGFLSYPSRFLVEIEKGKYSYE; from the coding sequence TTTTAAAAAGAATATTTGGCAAGCCGGAGGGTAAGAATGAAAAGCTCGTTCCGGTTTCCCCGGTTCAACAGGATGGTCAGGAGGAAGACGACCCACGGTCGTTCCTTGATGTGATCAGCGATTTTGCCAGCCAGGTTAATGAAAGTAAGCATCAATCGTATGGCGGCGAAATGCACGGGGAACTGCCCGATCTTAAGGCGCATGATTTTCCTGAAGCGCTAATGCCGGAGGATACGATCAGAAAAATAAATGAACTTCGCCTGATCATCAGGTCTATTGAAAGCAGGCCTGTTTCCGATACTGAAATTACACTTTCTCGCCCGTATAAAATAAATTATACGGCAGAACTCAACCGGGCTCAGCTCGAAGCGGTGACTTCCATAAATGGTCCGGTGCTTGTAATTGCGGGTGCCGGGAGCGGTAAAACACGCGTTATCGTATACAGGGTTGCCTATATGATTGAAAACGGTGTTTTCCCCCAGGATATTCTATTATTGACCTTTACACGAAAAGCAGCCGCCGAAATGATTGGCCGTGTTCAGGAAATCCTTAAAGAGAACAGCGTTCAAAAGATCTTCGGAGGAACTTTCCATTCATTTTCAAATTATGTTCTCCGGAAGTACGCGAATATGCTTAACCTTTCATCAAACTTTACCATTATCGATACGGAAGATTCGGCAGACACTATTGATCTGATCAAAAGTGAACTGAAAATGGTAAAGAAAGACAAAGCTTTTCCGAAAAAACACCGGATACAGGATATCATTTCTTCATCAAGAAACAGGAATCTTACTATTCGTTATGTTATAGAAAATGAATTTTCAGGATTGAATGATTTTATACCGCAGATTGAACTGATTGCACAAGCCTATGAGAAATACAAAAAGATTTGCAATCTCTTCGATTACGATGACCTGATGGATGTTCTGCGTGATTCACTGCGGGATAACCTGCAGTTCAGGATAAAAATGCAGCAGGAATACAAGTATATTATGGTGGATGAATACCAGGATACAAATGTTGTGCAGAAGGAAATCGTTGAATTGTTGACCGGAAGGCAGCAGAATGTAATGATCGTGGGAGACGACGCCCAGAGTATATACTCGTTCAGGGGTGCCAATTATGAGAACATTTTGCGTTTTCCCCAACAGTATCCTGATTGCCGGGTGATAAAAATTGAGGAGAACTATCGCAGCAATCAGAACATTCTTGATTTTACGAACGATATTATCCGCAATGCCCACATCGGTTACAAGAAGAAGCTTTATTCAAGGATCGCCAGGCAGGGACTTCCTTTCGTAAAGAAATTCTATGATCAGCAAACCGAAGCTGATTATATTGTGACCAAAATTCTCGAATTCCGTGAAAAGGGAATCAGTCTGAACCAGGTCGCTGTTCTGGTAAGGGCCTTCTGGCATGCCCGCTATATTGAAATCGAGCTGAACCGAAGGGGAATTCCTTATGTGGCCGTCGGTGGTCTGGCTTTCAACGAAAGAAAGCATGTTAAGGATATCATTTCGTACCTGCGGATCGTTCAGAACCCTTATGACGCCGTTGCATGGCACAGGATCCTGAAATATCTGCCGGGAGTGGGACTTATAACAGCCAGGAAGATCATTGAAAGGATAAATGCCGAGAAACAGTTTACTATCAGTTCGTTTGAAAACAGCAAATTTGCCGAAGGCCTGAAGGAGCTCACCTCCATGCTCAATAAAGCATCAAGGCCGGAGTTATCAGTGTCTGCAAGAATTGAAATAATTAAAGAATATTACTCGCCTATATTGCAGGCCACTGAACATGATTACCAGGTGCGACTTCTCGATATCGATGTCCTGATTGACCTTTCGTTAAAATACGAATCACTGAACCGGTTCCTTACAGATTTTGCGCTGGATCCTCCGTCGAAGAAATTCGGCGACAGGTCTACTCCTCTCATTGATGAAACTGAGGACAAACCATTGACTATTTCAACAATTCATTCGGCCAAGGGGTTGGAATGGTATGCCGTCATCATTCCGCATGCGCTGGACGGGCTTCTGCCATCGGTGAGGGCGTTAAAGAATATTGAAGAGCTTGAAGAGGAAAGAAGGCTCTTTTATGTAGCCTGCAGCCGTGCAAAGCAGGAACTTCTTATCACCATGCCATCATATGTAGCCACTTACCAGGGCTTCCTCTCCTACCCCAGCCGGTTTCTGGTGGAGATTGAAAAAGGGAAGTATAGTTATGAGTAA
- a CDS encoding VCBS repeat-containing protein: MPKHKTTNRKNSITKNIISVILVLAIIIGLPVVILNLQAKRSGITVKEVLHRITNRTGQKKEADIETAKGAKIDFLKPMPVGDAITQPPLISNLTVTDLDGDSLQDIIICDALSNTISWIRQYPLNTYKEKVLASGFIAPAHVQVSDFDGDGDKDIMVAVLGLLFPSNDKIGTVLVLENKGDCTFIKHNVADKIARVSDVRAGDLDGDGDMDLAVAQFGYDDGETRWIENLGNWKFESHILQHLSGGINVELSDIDKDGDLDILSLISQEWEEIYLFVNDGKGNFTTKLIFGSSNEDFGSSGIYLSDLDRDNDLDILYTNGDAFDYIPPQGRPWHGVQWLENKGDLVFEFHRLCNFIGAYNARPIDIDQDGDLDLFAVSAFNLWDKPESMSMIWLENNGKQQFTEHDITNNPTHVITLEMADFNKDGLMDFVTGGMHAYPPYDRMSRVTVWLNNGNLKR; encoded by the coding sequence ATGCCGAAACATAAAACTACAAACCGAAAGAATTCAATAACTAAAAATATTATCTCCGTTATTCTTGTCCTTGCCATTATTATAGGTTTACCTGTAGTTATACTTAATTTACAGGCTAAACGAAGCGGTATTACGGTTAAAGAAGTTTTACACAGGATTACCAACCGGACAGGCCAGAAGAAAGAAGCAGATATTGAAACCGCGAAAGGTGCAAAGATCGATTTTCTGAAACCTATGCCGGTAGGTGACGCTATAACTCAGCCACCCCTGATTTCTAATCTCACGGTGACTGACCTTGATGGAGACAGTCTGCAGGATATCATTATATGCGACGCTCTGAGCAACACGATTTCATGGATCAGGCAATATCCATTGAATACCTATAAGGAAAAAGTGCTTGCATCCGGTTTTATAGCTCCCGCTCATGTTCAGGTATCAGATTTCGATGGTGACGGCGACAAGGATATTATGGTTGCTGTGCTGGGATTGCTTTTCCCGAGCAACGATAAGATCGGCACTGTGCTTGTGCTCGAAAATAAAGGCGATTGCACTTTTATCAAACATAATGTTGCCGACAAAATTGCCCGTGTTTCCGATGTAAGGGCAGGCGACCTGGATGGTGACGGTGATATGGACCTTGCCGTTGCACAGTTTGGTTACGATGACGGAGAAACAAGATGGATAGAGAACCTTGGCAATTGGAAATTTGAAAGCCATATTCTGCAGCACTTGTCAGGCGGAATAAATGTTGAACTCAGCGATATAGATAAGGATGGTGATCTTGATATTCTGTCGCTCATAAGCCAGGAATGGGAGGAAATTTATCTTTTTGTAAATGACGGGAAAGGCAATTTTACAACGAAGCTTATTTTTGGATCCAGCAATGAAGACTTCGGTTCAAGCGGAATATATCTGAGCGATCTTGACAGGGACAATGACCTTGATATCCTGTATACAAACGGAGATGCATTCGATTATATACCTCCTCAGGGAAGACCCTGGCATGGTGTTCAATGGCTTGAAAATAAAGGAGACCTGGTATTCGAGTTTCACAGGCTGTGCAATTTCATTGGCGCATATAATGCACGTCCTATCGATATCGACCAGGACGGCGACCTTGACCTCTTTGCCGTAAGTGCATTCAACCTTTGGGACAAGCCGGAATCCATGAGCATGATCTGGCTTGAGAATAACGGGAAACAGCAGTTCACAGAACATGATATAACCAATAACCCTACTCATGTCATCACTCTTGAAATGGCCGATTTTAACAAGGACGGACTGATGGATTTCGTGACAGGCGGTATGCATGCTTATCCTCCATATGACCGTATGAGCAGGGTCACTGTTTGGTTGAACAATGGGAATCTCAAAAGATGA
- a CDS encoding energy transducer TonB — MRLIVITIILFNLAGACITNPDKSVSLVVSDSISLTDTVKAPDDFIIDTTYGHSNDTVYMFCENMPEFPGGQDAFESYLRKTIRYPKSAANEGYEGRVIARFVISSEGKPEEVSIKRSVRKDMDDECIRALSGMPSWKSGTINGKPVAVSFGVSIRFLHKRKDNLNGIYILP; from the coding sequence ATGCGATTAATCGTAATTACAATTATTCTGTTCAATCTGGCAGGTGCATGTATAACTAACCCTGATAAATCTGTATCTTTGGTTGTTTCCGATTCTATATCGCTTACAGATACTGTTAAAGCTCCCGATGACTTCATAATTGACACTACTTACGGACATTCCAATGACACCGTTTATATGTTCTGTGAAAATATGCCTGAATTCCCTGGTGGTCAGGATGCCTTTGAAAGCTATCTGAGGAAAACAATCCGGTATCCGAAATCTGCAGCAAACGAGGGATATGAAGGCAGGGTTATTGCCCGTTTTGTGATTTCATCCGAAGGCAAACCTGAAGAGGTCAGCATTAAAAGGAGTGTAAGGAAGGATATGGATGATGAGTGCATCAGGGCCTTATCCGGAATGCCTTCATGGAAATCCGGAACCATAAACGGTAAACCGGTAGCGGTGTCTTTTGGAGTGAGCATCCGTTTTTTACATAAAAGAAAAGATAATCTGAATGGAATCTACATTCTCCCTTAA